Genomic window (Streptomyces liliiviolaceus):
ACTCCGGGGTGTCCGTGCCGTACTGGGACTGGACGAAGGACCGCACCCCCGCCGCCTCGCTGTGGGCGGAGGACCTCCTCGGGGGCAACGGGCGCCGGTCCGACCACCAGGTGACGACCGGCCCGTTCGCGCGCCGGCACAAGAAGTGGGTCGTCAAGGAGTCGATGACCGACGGCGACTACCTCACGCGCGACTTCGGCAGGCCCCGCGATCCGCTGGCCCTGCCCACCGCGGGCGAACTCGCCGACGCCCTCGACGATCCCGTGTACGACACGAAGCCCTGGGACTCCACCTCCGGCCGCGGCTTCCGCAACAAGCTGGAGGGGTGGGGGACCGGGCGGGGCAACGACGCGTGGCGCAACCACAACCGCGTCCACCGCTGGGTCGGCGGGCACATGCTGGGCGGCGGCTCCGTCAACGACCCCGTCTTCTGGCTGCACCACTCCTTCGTGGACCTGCTCTGGACGCGCTGGCAGAAGCGGCACCAGGGCGCACGGTATCTGCCCGAGTCGCCGCCGCAACTGGGGGAGCGGGCGTACGGGCGGATCGTCGCGCGGCACGAGGAGATGCCCCCGTGGGGCGTGACGCCGGACCAACTGGAGGACCACAGCCGGATCTACCGGTACGTGTGAGGCGCTCGCGCGGGCGGTGAAGTGCGCGCGCGGGCGGTGAAGTGCGCGCGCGGGCGGTGAGGCGCCCGGGTGCGTGGGGTGCGTGGGGTGCCGCGTGTGGGGTGCTGCGTGGGTCACGAGGAGGCCCCCGGCGGTGGATACCGCCGGGGGCCTTCGCTTCGGTGGTGCGGCGACTCAGTGGCCGTAACCCTCGTGGGTGTCGCTGATGTTGGCGCACTGGTTGCCGAATGCCGGGTTCAGCAGGGCGATGACGTTCACGGTGTTGCCGCAGAGGTTGACCGGGATGTGGACCGGAACCTGGACGACGTTGCCCGACGCCACGCCGGGCGAGCCGACGGCCGTGCCCGCGGCGTCCGCGTCCGCCATGGCCAGACCGGCACCACTGAGCACAACGGCACCCGTGCCGAGAGCGACGACGGCTGCCTTCGCGATGCGAGACATCACGTTTCTCCTTCGAATCGGTGAGCGCGGAGGCATGAACGCGACCGCACTGCCCCTTCAACGCGAGGACTCACAGCGGGTAACGGCACTCAACGTGACATCATTCACCAAGATGTGTCATACCGGGTCATTGGTCATATGAGCTGCCTGGTCTGTTCGCGGGTGTGCGCCGTTCACGGGCGGGTGCAGAAGCCCGTCGGGTCGGCGGCCGGGGGGCGGCACTGGAGCTTGTAGTCGGCCGCGCTCGTGCTGGCGTACCGGCCGACGCACGTGGTCGGCGTGGTCCTGCCGCGCTCCTCGCAGAAGGCCAGGGCCTCGCGGCCGTCGGTGAAGGGGCCCGGCGCGTACAGGACCCAGTAACCCGGGCGCAGGGACGCGTAGTCGTCGCTGCGGAGGTAGACGGCCTCGGGGACGGACTTGCGCACGGCGGCGAGCCGCCGGTCCCGGGCGGCGGTGCCGGAGCCGACCGGTTCGGAGAAGAGCTGGGCGATCCACCGGCCTCCGGAGGCGGGCGAGGAGCCGGGGGAGGACCCGGGGGCGGACGGCTCGGCCGTGGGCTTCGGAGTGGGCGTCGACGACTGCTTCGAGGACGGTGAGGGCGTGGAGTCCGGCGAGGACGACGTGGTGGCGGGGGCCCCGGCGCCCTTGGCGCCGTCCTCCTTGCCGTCGCCGCCTCCCTGGTCGCCCAGAGTGAGCACCAGAGCGGTCGCGGCGGTCGCGAGGGCGACCACGACGACGGCGACGGTGGCGACGAGGGCGGCACGCCCTCCGCGTCCTTCGTGCCCGGACTGGCGGTCGTCCCCGACACGCGTCGGTTCTTCTCCTGGGGCGCCGGCCGGGACGCCCGGGGCGCCGGCCGGGGGCGTCGTGGGGCCCGGCGGCAGCGGGGCGGTCGTCGTCGGCAGGGCCCAGTCCGGCGTCGCACCCGATTCGACCTGCGCCAGCATCGCGTCCAGGCGTGCCGCGTCGGGGCGGGCCGCCGGATCCCGTACGAGCAGGACCTGGAGCACGGGTGCCAGCGGGCCGGAGCGCACCGGCGGGGGCAGGGCGTCGTCGAGCACGGCGGCCAGGGTGGCCAGGGTCGTTCCGCGGCGCAGCGGACTGACGCCCTCCACGCACACGTACAGGACGAGCCCCAGGGACCAGAGGTCGGACGCCGGGTCGTCGTCGTTGCCGCGGATCCGCTCGGGGGCGATGTACTCGGGTGAGCCGATGAGTTCGCCGGTCGCCGTCAGGGCGGTGGAACCCTGGAGCGCCGCGATGCCGAAGTCGGTGAGGACCGCGGAGCCGTCGGCGCGCAGCAGGATGTTGGCGGGTTTGACGTCCCGGTGCTGCACCCCGGCCGCGTCGGCGGCGCGCAGGGCGCCGAGCACCTGGCGGCCCAGCCGGGCGGCCTCCGTGGGCGACAACGGGCCGTCGGTGAGCCGCTCCTGGAGCGAGACGCCTTCGACCAGCTCCATCACGAGCCAGGGGTGCGGGTCGTCGTTCACGATGTGATGGATCATCACCACGTTCGGGTGGCTGACCCGGGCCAGCGCCCGTGCCTCCCGCAGCACGCGTTCGCGGACGGCTTCCGAGGCCGCCGCGTCGTGCCGTACGGCCTTCAGGGCGACCTCCCGGTGCAGCACGCTGTCCCGCGCCCGCCACACCGTGCCCATCCCCCCGCTGCCGAGCCGCGCGACCAGCTCGAAGCGACCGTCGATCATGTCCCCCGGTGCGTTCATGGCGGACAGATTAGTGGGGGTGGTGGGGGGTGGGCGGGGCCGAGGGAGCGGGCGGGCGAGCACCGCGCAGTCGGGCACGGGCGAGTCCGGTACGACGGGGTCCGGCGCCACGGCGGGCAAGCCGTCGGGCACAGCCGCCGAGTCCGGCACGAAGTGCACGGACCAGGTCGACTACGCGGGCGACCCGCGCTCGAACGCCGGGATCAACTCGATCGGGGAGGACACGGGCACGTGCCCGCCGGTCGAGCAGAAGTGACTCGCTGACCGTCTTCCCCCCCCACACACACATCGCATCGGGGATGAACAGCTGCCTGCCGGCCGTCGTTTCGCAGGGCTGCCGGAAGGTCCAATATGGGGCCCTGACAGTCGTTGGCGCGGCCCGTAAAATCCCGACCACTGTGTGCCACCGTAGGGGGACATTGGGGGCTTTCGTGCTCGATGCGAAGCAGCATCAGGGCAAGTTCGGCGAAGACTACGTCCGTGTGCTGGCCTCTGCGGCAGGGCTGATCGTCGTGCAGGGCGATATCGACGCGGACGGGGTCGACCTCGGGTTCCGCGCCACCGGCCGCTACGGACGGACGCTGTCACCCACTGTCGAGGCTCAGATCAAGACATGGTCGAAGCCGTCCGTGTCGTCCGGCCACCTGAACTTCCGCGGGCTCAACGAGCGGCAGTTCAACAAGCTCGCCGGCCCCGACTTCACCGTGCCCCGGTTTCTGTTCGTCATCTGCGTCCCCGCCGACAACCAGGCGTACGCGGCCATGCGCACCGACGGTGTGATGCTCCGTCACCTCGGCTACTTCGTCTCGCTTCGCGCCGAGGAGCCGATCAAGGACCCCGACCGTCGCCGAAGGCGTCCGGTCAGAGTTCCGACGGCGAACGTGCTCACCGCCGCCTCGTTGCGCCGGCTCGCCGAGACGCAGTCCGACTGGTAGGGGAAGCGATGACGATTCCGCTGAAGGTCGACGACATCGCCAGCTATCTGGCGGAAACGGGCTGGGAGCGGGATCCGCAAGGCTGGCGCGGAGCGAGTGTCTGGCAGTACCCGGGCGACTACGAGGTGCTGGTACCCGCTCGCGACGGCCTGGGCGACAGCGACCGCCGAGTACGGGAGATCCTGCGCTGTCTGTGCGCGCTGGAGGACCGGCCGGCGGGCGACATCGCCCTGGAGATCGCAAGACCACAACTGGACAAGCAGTCCTTCCGCACGTTTCCCACCGGCCACGACCCCGGCTACACCTCGCTGCTCCTGGGCACGCAGACGGTGCTGGGTGTCCGCAACGTCCTGACGGCGGCGGCGCGCACCGTCCTGCAGGGTCCGCACTTCGCCTTCGCCGGCCGACAACCGGGCGTGGTGGGCGACCTCTTGCGCGCAGCCGAACTCGGCCCCTCCCGCGCCGGGAGCTACGTCGTCGAGATCCGGCTGGCGGCGGACGCGACGGCCCGGACCGCGAGCGGGGAGCAGGTCACCGGTCGGGCCGTGCTGGTCCAGATGCTGGAGGCGGTGAGCGCGGCCCAGGCAGCCGTGGCGGCGGACACGCCCGCAGCCTTCGACGAGACCGTCACGGCCGGCGTCTCCGCGGATCTGTGCAAGGCGCTCAGCGAGCTCTCTGGCCACGACCGGAGCGAGCCCTTCGAGATCGGCTTCCGGTGGGCACGCTCGCAGCCACTCGATGTGCCGTCACACGCCGTCGCGTTCCCGGAGACCTCGGGATCGCTTCTGCACGCCGCGTCGCTGCGGCTCAGCGACCTCAACGCCACCGGTGCCGCGACGGTCTCCGGTGTGGTCGAGGGGCTGCACGACGACTCCTCCGGCAACGACCGGTGGCGGATCAAGGTCCGCGGTGAGCTGCGCACCGAGCACACCGAACGGGTCCGGCGGGCCGTCTGGGTGCGGCTCCCGGACCAGGCCTCGTACGACCGCGCGATCACCGCGCATCGGGAACGGCAGGTGATCACCGTCGAGGGCGAGTTGTCCAGCACGACCGGCCGGGTGGAACTGGTGCCCAGGCGGGGGTTCGACATCTGACCGGATTTCGGCTCATCGAGGAGGGGTACTGTGCCGACGGAGTTGACCGTACGGGATCATGCATCGCTGTTCGCCCTGATGGTGGTCGCACGGCCGGTGACCAACCGTGAACTGCGCGAACTCGCCGGCCTGGAGATCACCGCGGTGGTGCGACGGCGGGTGAACCAGGATGCCGAGCGGATCGTGACCAGGAAGCGCGGCGCGGTCAACACGCACCAGCTCACGCCTGCGGGCCGGACCTGGTGCGAGTCCGCCCTGGTGGCCGGACGCCCGGACGGAGCGAAGTTCCCGGCCGGGGTGCTCTATGCGGTGCTGGGTAACGTCGGACAGTATCTGGCCCGCTCCGACACCAAGTTCGGCGAGTTCTTCCGGCCCGATGTCGAGGACTGGATCCGCGCGGTCTACACGGAACTCACCGGCCGCCGGAAGCCGGGCAGCTGGGTCAGACTGTCGGCGCTGCGCCCATGGCTTGAGGGCTTGCCGCGAAGGGCCGTCGACGCCGAACTCGACCGGATGATCGAGCAGAACGACGTCCAGCTGATGGGCGAGCTCAACCGGCGCACGCTCAGCGAAGAGGACCGCAAGGCCGCCGTCGACATCGGCGGCGAACCCCGCCACCTGCTGCGGATCGGACCGGCGTGAACGGGGAACTCGCCGCCCTGGAGGCGCTGTACATCAGCACCGCGCTGACCCAGGAGGAGATCTGGACGCCGGTGACCTCCTACCACGTCGACGGCCTTCATCCCGAGGTGTTCCGGCGGCTGGGGCGGGCTATGGGCGCCGTCGAGCGCGCCCACTCGCCGGTTGCGGCCGTGGTGCGTGGCGAGACCGGCTCGGGCAAGACGCATCTGCTCGGCTGGACCCGCCACGAGATCCAGGAGCGCGGCGGCTCCTTCTTCTACATCAAGCTCGTCACCGGCCGGAGCTTTTGGGAGAGCGCCACCGACAGCCTCGTCGACAGTCTCTACCGGGAGGACGAGGGCGGCCAGGAACAACTGACCCGCCTGCTCGACGAGCTGTCGCGCCGGGCTCGCCTCGACACGGACACCCGTACCGCCGTCACCGGCCGGGGCGAGGTGACGCGCGACCATGTCGACGCGTTCGTCCGGGGGATCCGGACCATCGACCGACAGGTGGGCAACGAGGCCGCGGACACGGCCCGCGCGCTGGCGCTCCTGGCCTCCGCCGACGATCTCGTGGAGATCGGCAGGGCCTACTTCGCGCTCAACGACGACGACGGGGACAAGCGCGCCGCCTGGGGGATGTCGCCGGGCGGCCGGCCGGCCCAACTCGTCCTCCGCGATCTGACGCGCCTGTTCGCCCTGGTCGGACCGCTGGTGTTCGCCTTCGACCAGCTCGACACCCTGGTGTCCGCCGCGGAGACGTCGTCGC
Coding sequences:
- a CDS encoding chaplin, whose product is MSRIAKAAVVALGTGAVVLSGAGLAMADADAAGTAVGSPGVASGNVVQVPVHIPVNLCGNTVNVIALLNPAFGNQCANISDTHEGYGH
- a CDS encoding serine/threonine-protein kinase — encoded protein: MNAPGDMIDGRFELVARLGSGGMGTVWRARDSVLHREVALKAVRHDAAASEAVRERVLREARALARVSHPNVVMIHHIVNDDPHPWLVMELVEGVSLQERLTDGPLSPTEAARLGRQVLGALRAADAAGVQHRDVKPANILLRADGSAVLTDFGIAALQGSTALTATGELIGSPEYIAPERIRGNDDDPASDLWSLGLVLYVCVEGVSPLRRGTTLATLAAVLDDALPPPVRSGPLAPVLQVLLVRDPAARPDAARLDAMLAQVESGATPDWALPTTTAPLPPGPTTPPAGAPGVPAGAPGEEPTRVGDDRQSGHEGRGGRAALVATVAVVVVALATAATALVLTLGDQGGGDGKEDGAKGAGAPATTSSSPDSTPSPSSKQSSTPTPKPTAEPSAPGSSPGSSPASGGRWIAQLFSEPVGSGTAARDRRLAAVRKSVPEAVYLRSDDYASLRPGYWVLYAPGPFTDGREALAFCEERGRTTPTTCVGRYASTSAADYKLQCRPPAADPTGFCTRP
- a CDS encoding tyrosinase family protein; the encoded protein is MAYTRKNVSALTGSEKRRLVGAFLEIKRTGEYDEFVRMHIDHYVSDGEDGLRAAHMTPSFLPWHRRFLLDLERALRRVDSGVSVPYWDWTKDRTPAASLWAEDLLGGNGRRSDHQVTTGPFARRHKKWVVKESMTDGDYLTRDFGRPRDPLALPTAGELADALDDPVYDTKPWDSTSGRGFRNKLEGWGTGRGNDAWRNHNRVHRWVGGHMLGGGSVNDPVFWLHHSFVDLLWTRWQKRHQGARYLPESPPQLGERAYGRIVARHEEMPPWGVTPDQLEDHSRIYRYV
- a CDS encoding DUF4365 domain-containing protein — translated: MLDAKQHQGKFGEDYVRVLASAAGLIVVQGDIDADGVDLGFRATGRYGRTLSPTVEAQIKTWSKPSVSSGHLNFRGLNERQFNKLAGPDFTVPRFLFVICVPADNQAYAAMRTDGVMLRHLGYFVSLRAEEPIKDPDRRRRRPVRVPTANVLTAASLRRLAETQSDW